A window of Halobacillus naozhouensis genomic DNA:
TGGGTGGTCACAAAATCCGCCTGCTCCAGGGCTTCTTCGCGGTTATAAGACAAATGAATTTCGATGGATACACCAGCCTTTTCAACCATTCGCCTAGCTAATGCCCCCACCGTTTCCAATTTTTCTTTTCCTTCAGGGATATCTACCAGCCAAAGCTCGCGGATTGGCAACTCTTCATACCTATTAATAAACCCTTCGACTAATTCAGGTGTATAGCTGGAGCCTCCACCAATTGTAACAACCTTGATTCCTTCCATCTTTTCACCCCGCATTTAACAAATTGATTTTAAAAACCGTTCTGTTCAGCAACACGTTTCATAAAGTAAGCACTTTTCTTCGGTTTACGCTCTTTTGTCTCAATATCCACGGAGAAGAAACCGTACCGATTTTTGTAGGCATTCATCCATGACCAGTTGTCCATAAACGACCATAAATGATAGCCTTTTGCATTACACCCTTCTTCAATGGCCTGATGAAGCCATTTTAAATGCCCCGCTATAAAGTCAATTCGATAATCATCTTCAATTCTTCCATCTTTTATGAAACGCTCTTCATCTTGAACACCCATGCCGTTTTCAGATACAAACGATTCGATGTTCCCATAATTCTCTTTAAGATTCATCATGATGTCGTATATTCCTTTTTCATAAATCTCCCAGCCACGGTATTTGTTCATTTTTCTACCAGGCATCTCATAGTTATCAAAAAACCAATCGGGCATAAATGGACTGTAGGGGTTTGGTAAGTGATCTTTTGCTTTCACTCTCCGCGGCTGGTAATAGTTCACGCCCAGCAAATCAACTGTATTGGCGGCAATTAAGGCGGTATCACCTTCCTCCGTTTGCGGAAGCTGTCCATGTTCTTCTAACAGTTGTATGAACTCTTGTGGATATTTGCCTAGGACTGCCGGATCCAGGAAACTTCTATTAAAAAATAAATCGGCTATTTGCGACGCTTTTAGATCAGCCGGATTTTGACTTCTTGGATAAGAAGGGGTCAGATTCAAGATGATCCCAATCTGGCTGTCTTTAAAATGGTGGGACCTAAATGCCTTAATAGATTTAGCATTGGCAATCATAGTATGGTAACCGACTTGGATGGCTCGCTTTGCATCCACAATGTTCGGATAATGAAAGTCATAAAGGTATCCGCCTTCGACTGGAACGACCGGCTCATTGAAAGTAAACCATTTTTTCACCCGGTCGCCAAATAGCTCGAAGCACGAATTGGCGTAATCAACAAATAAATCGACAACCTGTCTATTTTCCCATCCGCCCATTTCCTGCATTTCAAGTGGCATATCAAAATGAAACAGATTGACAAATGGTTCGATTTCATGAGCTATTAATTCGTTAATGACATGATTATAAAAAAGGACTGCTTCTTGGTTGAGCTCCCCCTTCCCACCTGGAATCAATCTTGACCAGGAAATCGAGAGCCGGAACGTATTGTGCCCGATTTCTTTCATTCTCTTAATATCTTCTTGATACGTGTGATAGAAATCGGAAGTCGTTTCCGGTCCTACCCCTTCAAAAAAGCGATTAGGCTCTTTGGAATACCAATAGTCCCATATATTCCGGCCCTTTCCTCCTTCATTAGCAGCTCCTTCGATTTGCGTAGCCGACGTTGCGCTTCCCCACCAGAAATCTTTAGGAAATTTGTATTCTACAGACATAAGCGAATTCCTCCCTTACTTGTTCTTATAGATTTCAATTATTTCTACAGCCAGGTCACGAACGGTCATCGAGGTCATCAAGTGGTCCTGAGAGTGAACCAATAACACATTTATCGGGTTCTCCTCTCCACTTGCCTCTTTTTGCAATAACTTTGTTTGGTACTGATGTGACTTGACCAGCTCTTCTCCAGCCTCTTCGATTAAACGGTCCGCTTCCTCAAAATTTCCTGCTTTCGCTTGTTGAATGGCTTCCATAGCATTTGCTTTACCATTTCCTGCATAGAGAATAATTTGAAAGGAAATTTCTGTGATATCTTTGTTTTCTGTTTTATTTTCCATTAACCTGCTCACTCCCGAAGTTTAGTATTAGTTAGGCACTCTGATTCGTTGATTCTTCATCATCTCTTTCAGATTCATAGTACTGGTTATCCAAGATCTTCAAGAACGGCCACCAAATAAAGAATACAACAACGATATTGAAAGCTTGCAGTACGCCACCCTGCCAAGAATTAGTGGCGATCGCTCCGTTTAGGATCGTTGGAGTGGTCCATGGTACGATAACCCCCGTAGGCGGTGGAACTAAACCTGAAGCCATGGCCATATACGTAATGACCGTTACCACGACCGGGGCCACTAACCAGGGAAGAAGAACAATTGGATTCATAATAATAGGCAACCCAAAAATAATCGGTTCATTCACATTGAAAATTCCAGCTGGAGCTCCGATCTTACCAATTTCTTTCATTTGCCTGCTTTTTCCGATTAAAAAGATTCCCAGGATGACGGCTAGCGTCATTCCTGATCCACCCATGCCGACAATGAAAGAATCAATAAACTGTTTGCTTACGATGTGAGGGACCTCTTCCCCTGCCTGAAACGCTGCCAGGTTTTCTGTCGCAAGTGAATACCAAATCGGATCCATGACAGAGTTAACGATAATCTGCCCATGGAGCCCAAAGAACCAAAAGATTTGAATAAGTAAAACGGCAGCGATAGTAGCCGGGAGGCCACTTCCAAGCGCCGTTAGAGGGGCCTGAACAACTGTATAAATAAAGTTTTGTACATCACCAAACGGTGTGTAGCTAAAAATAATACGTATCATTAAAAAGATAGATAGTGTAAAAGTTATCGGTATTAATGCACTAAACGAACGTGACACAGCACCCGGGACACCATCTGGCATTTTAATCGTCCAGTCTTTCTCCGTGAAGAAACGATATAATTCAGCAGCTGTAAAAGCTGTAAAGATACCTAAGAACATTCCTTTTGCTCCTAAGTTTTCCGCAGCTATGACGCCAGTCACATCGCCCAAAACTTGAGGAGTTAAGATGAGAAAGGCGGCCAGAGCAGTCACTCCACCATAAATAGCTTCTCCCTCATAAAACTCTGTCAATTTGTAACCGATCCCGACAATCACAAAAGTAGCCATGATCGAAAGCGTACCGGCTGAAGCAGGGGCTAATGCTGCTTGATATTCGGCATAAGCTTCTTCTCCAATTAACAGGTCGAGAAAAGGCAGATTTGCAATAACCACAAAAATGGAACCAAAAATAATTAATGGCAATGCGATCATAAAACCGTCTCTCAATGATGTTAAGTACCGGTTATTATTTAATTTATCCGCTACAGGCATTAAAATATTTTCTAAAACATCCATGAATTTGTTCACTGTACCCATCCCCCTTACAAATTATGATTCTAGTAATCCAAGAGCCTTTTCCAGCACTGCTTTGCCATCTACTCTTCCGTAAGACATCGGGTCAATGACATCCACCGGTATGCCGACCTCGGCCGCTGTCTTTTCAAATTTCTTCTTCATAAATTTCATTTGCGGGCCAATTAACAAAACATCCGCCTCTTTCATATCCTTTGGAGCTTTATCCTGGGCCACCGCCCAGATTTCGCACTCAATTCCTTTTCCTTCAGCAGCCTCTTTCATTTTTGTAACGAGTAGACTAGTTGACATGCCTGCAGAACAAGCGAGTAATATTTTCTTCATTGTTTGTTCCTCCTTAAAGTATCTTTGCTAATAAGCTAAGTTTATTTTAAAAGCGCTTACATTTACACCTATATTTTTTCCGTTGCAAAGCGGAAATGATTGATTACAAAAAACTTATGTAACTAGGAATGAGTCTTACATCGTCAAACTGGGACCCCGATTCATTGTTCAGGAGTAAAAAATGATCATTCCTGGAAGCCAACTCTCTGGTATGATAGAAGTAAATCATATTTTATAGGTGGGGGGATTTAGCACATGAACACCATATTTGTAGCAGGACACTCAAAATTGCCCACGGGTATCGCGGCGAACCATATTTCAGAATCGTTAACGTTGACACTTGAAGTAGATCAGAACTACGGGGTGATTATCGACGCCTCTTGTACGTTAGCAACGGATCACGGACGCGATTTCATTAAAACTTTGTTAAAGGGCTACAGTTTAAAGGATGGAATAGAAGAGCCGCTTACACGCCTTCATGAAGGTTATTTAGGGAAGGCCGGCAATGCTCTTGAGGCTGCTTTAAAGGATTCCTATAAACAATATCAGTTACATACGGAAAAGTCTTAAGGCAGAAAATGAGGCCAAGCAGCACTCCTTACTTAGATTGAACATGATAGTTATTAAAAAATAACACTCTATCTTTTCGTTAAAGATGGAGTGTTATTTTTATTTCCTCAAGCGAGGATGGCGGACAGCCAGAACCAATACGAACAAACAAAAGATCAGACAAATACCAGCAATGCTATGTAAATGCTGAATGTCCATGTGGCCGGTAAAGACAATCCCGAGCAGACAGGTTGATAGAATTGAGCCATAATACCGGCTTGTTTGGAAAAGTCCTGATGCTGATCCCGTTTCCTCCGGCTTTACATGATCGTAAAGAGCTGTTTGCATGGAAATTTTATTAAAGCCATTACTCACTCCTAGTACAGCCATAATGATGAGCAGCCCCCAGAGCGGGGACGTTTCGTGCAAGGTTAACAAAAGTGCTGTACCTATGAACAAGGTCACGGCCCCCGATAATAACGGAGGTTTAGAGCCGTTTTGATCAATCCAGCGTCCAGCGACCGGAGAAATCATAACTCCGACTCCCGCCATAGCCAGCATAATCAACCCCGTCTCTTTTCCACTGTAATGGCGAACTTGCTGCAAAAAAGTCGGCAAC
This region includes:
- a CDS encoding glycoside hydrolase family 1 protein; translation: MSVEYKFPKDFWWGSATSATQIEGAANEGGKGRNIWDYWYSKEPNRFFEGVGPETTSDFYHTYQEDIKRMKEIGHNTFRLSISWSRLIPGGKGELNQEAVLFYNHVINELIAHEIEPFVNLFHFDMPLEMQEMGGWENRQVVDLFVDYANSCFELFGDRVKKWFTFNEPVVPVEGGYLYDFHYPNIVDAKRAIQVGYHTMIANAKSIKAFRSHHFKDSQIGIILNLTPSYPRSQNPADLKASQIADLFFNRSFLDPAVLGKYPQEFIQLLEEHGQLPQTEEGDTALIAANTVDLLGVNYYQPRRVKAKDHLPNPYSPFMPDWFFDNYEMPGRKMNKYRGWEIYEKGIYDIMMNLKENYGNIESFVSENGMGVQDEERFIKDGRIEDDYRIDFIAGHLKWLHQAIEEGCNAKGYHLWSFMDNWSWMNAYKNRYGFFSVDIETKERKPKKSAYFMKRVAEQNGF
- the celB gene encoding PTS cellobiose transporter subunit IIC, coding for MGTVNKFMDVLENILMPVADKLNNNRYLTSLRDGFMIALPLIIFGSIFVVIANLPFLDLLIGEEAYAEYQAALAPASAGTLSIMATFVIVGIGYKLTEFYEGEAIYGGVTALAAFLILTPQVLGDVTGVIAAENLGAKGMFLGIFTAFTAAELYRFFTEKDWTIKMPDGVPGAVSRSFSALIPITFTLSIFLMIRIIFSYTPFGDVQNFIYTVVQAPLTALGSGLPATIAAVLLIQIFWFFGLHGQIIVNSVMDPIWYSLATENLAAFQAGEEVPHIVSKQFIDSFIVGMGGSGMTLAVILGIFLIGKSRQMKEIGKIGAPAGIFNVNEPIIFGLPIIMNPIVLLPWLVAPVVVTVITYMAMASGLVPPPTGVIVPWTTPTILNGAIATNSWQGGVLQAFNIVVVFFIWWPFLKILDNQYYESERDDEESTNQSA
- a CDS encoding PTS sugar transporter subunit IIB, yielding MKKILLACSAGMSTSLLVTKMKEAAEGKGIECEIWAVAQDKAPKDMKEADVLLIGPQMKFMKKKFEKTAAEVGIPVDVIDPMSYGRVDGKAVLEKALGLLES
- a CDS encoding DUF3870 domain-containing protein, which encodes MNTIFVAGHSKLPTGIAANHISESLTLTLEVDQNYGVIIDASCTLATDHGRDFIKTLLKGYSLKDGIEEPLTRLHEGYLGKAGNALEAALKDSYKQYQLHTEKS
- a CDS encoding PTS lactose/cellobiose transporter subunit IIA → MENKTENKDITEISFQIILYAGNGKANAMEAIQQAKAGNFEEADRLIEEAGEELVKSHQYQTKLLQKEASGEENPINVLLVHSQDHLMTSMTVRDLAVEIIEIYKNK